In Desulfosudis oleivorans Hxd3, the DNA window CCACGCGGAACTGGCCCTGGACGAGACAAGGCCGGATGACCCGGTTTGTGAAACCCTCAATGAAATTCTGGGCGCGGCCCGCCGCTCCGCCGAGATCACCCGCCAGCTTCTGGCCTTTGCCCGCAAGCAGACGATCCACCCCCGGGTGCTGGACCTGAACGCCACCATGGGGGACAGACTCAAGGTGCTGCAACGGCTTCTCGGCGAGGATGTCGACATGGCCTGGACCCCCGGACCGGACCTGTGGCCGGTTCGAATGGACCCCTCCCAGATTGACCAGGTGATGGCCAACCTCCTGGACAACGCCCGGGACGCCATCGACGGAGTGGGCCGCGTTGAGATTGAAACAGACAATGTCCGGCTCGGCCCGTGGGACTGCGTGGACTGCCCCGGCCTGGTGCCCGGTGAATACGTGCGGCTCTCTGTTCGCGACACCGGCCGGGGCATGGACAGAAAAACCCTGGACAACCTGTTTGAGCCTTTTTTTACCACCAAGGGCGTGGGCGAAGGCACCGGCCTGGGTCTGGCCACGGTTTACGGCATCATCAAGCAAAACAACGGATTCATCTACGCGGCCAGCCGGCCCGGACAGGGCACCGCCTTTACCGTCTATCTTCCCCGCCACGCGGGCGCGCCGGAACCGGCCCCATCCGCCAAAGGGCAAAAAGCCCCGGCCGCCAGCGGCGGAACCGTGCTGGTGGTGGAAGACGAGGCCTCGGTGCTGAAGCTTGTTCAAAGAGTACTGGAGCGGCTGGGCTATAACGTGCTGACGGCCCTCGGTCCGGCCCGGGCCATAACAATGGCGGACGAACATCAGGGCACCATTGACCTTCTGATCACCGATGTGATCATGCCGGAGATGAGCGGCCGGGACCTGGCGAAAACGATGAAAAAGCGGTTTCCGGATCTTCGGGTGCTCTACATGTCCGGCTACACGGCCGATATCATCGGCCGGCGGGGAGAGCTGGAAGCCGATGTGAACTTTATTCAGAAGCCTTTTTCCAACCAGGACATGGCGGAAAAGGTGAGAGACGCGCTGAAGGAATAACGCGAAGGAGCTGTTATGCGCAAACCACCAAATCCTGCTGCTTTTCGCTGGATGGCGGTCTGTCTGGCCCCGGCCCTGCTGGCGATCATTGCCGGCGGCGGCTGGTTTTACGATTTTCAGCACAAACAGCAGCTTTCGCGGGTGGAGGCAAACCTGACCGCCATAGCCAGGCTCAAGGCCGACCAGATCACCCGGTGGCGGGCCGAACGGACAGGCGATGCAGCCATGCTCATGGACAGAAGGTCCTTGGTCAGGGACATCGCCGACTATTTCACGGCACCCGCGGAAGCGATCGTGGGCGAGATCAAAAGGCGGTTTACGGACCTGCAGGCAAGCTACCACTATGCCAATATTCTGCTGGTTGACCCTGACGGCAGGGTGCAGGTGAGCCTCAACGGCCACGATGTCATTGATCATAACGGATTTGTCGGGGCGCTTGCGACCGCGCTGTTCGACCGCAGGCCGGTTTTTACCGAACTGCACACAGAAAAGGATGGTTCCTCCCCCCATATCAGTGTGGTGGCGCCGCTTTATGCCAACGACCAGCCTCTTGGCGCCATCATACTGATCAGCAACGCCCGCGCCTTTCTGTTCCCCCTGATTCAGTCCTGGCCGGTGCCCAGCCGCAGCGCGGAAACCCTGCTGGTGCGGCGCGACGGCGACCACGTCCTGTTTTTAAACGACCTGCGCCACCAGCCGAACTCGGGCTTAAAGCTTCGCATCCCCTTGAGCCGGGCCGATCTGCCCGCGGTGATGGCCGTGACCGGGTACACAGGGGTCACAAGGGCAAAGGATTACCGGAATGCCGATGTTGTGGCGGTCACCCTGCCGGTGCCGGGTTCCCCCTGGTTTATCGTTTCAAAAATGGATGAAGCGGAAGCGTTTGCCGAATGGCATTTCCGGTCCGCCCTGATCCTGGCCCTGATTCTGGTGGGTAGCGGTATCATCACGGTCCTGGGGGCTGCCTTCTGGCTGCGGGAAAGAAAAAAACAGTACCAGTTGCTTTTTCAGTCCGAGACGGACCGGCGTATGGAGGCGGAACGCTACCGCACCACCCTGCGGTCCATCGGCGACGCCGTCATTGTCACCGATGCCGCCGGCCGGGTGACCCTGTTAAACCCCGTGGCCGAATCCCTTACCGGATGGAAAGAGCCGGAGGCCAAAGGGCAACGGGTTGAAGATGTTTTTCGTATCGCCAACGAAGAGACCGGCGCAATCGTGGAAAGCCCGGTGGCCAGGGTGCTGCGGGAGGGCCGGGTGGTGGGGCTGGCCAACCATACGATTCTCATCGCCAGAGACGGGGCCAGGCGCCCCATTGCCGACAGCGGCGCCCCCGTCCGCGACGATGCCGGTGACATCATCAGTGTGGTGCTGGTGTTCCGGGACCAGACGGAAGAACAGGCCGCCCAGAAGGCGTTGCGGGACTCGGAACAGAAATACCGCCGCCTGTATGAGAGCATGACGGACGCGTTTGTCGCCGTCGATCTTGCTGGCCGGGTACAGGAATACAACCCGGCCTTCCAGTCCATGGTGGGATATACCGACAGAGAACTGCACGAACTGACATACCAGGACCTGACGCCAGAAAAATGGCACTCCCTTGAAACCGCTGTCGTTGAAGACCAGATATTGAAACGGGGTTACTCGGATGTGTATGAAAAAGAGTACCGCCGGGTGGACGGCACTGTCTTTCCGGTTGAGTTGCGGACGTTTCTGATCCGGGATGAGGCCGCTTCACCCATCGGCATGTGGGCCATCGTGCGTGACATCACCGGACGCAAACAGGCCGAAGCCGCGCTTCTGGAAAAAACAGGCCTGCTGCAGAGCATCACGGACAACATCTTTGACATGGTCTCCATTGCCGATGTTCAGGGACAGTTGCGGTTTATAAACGCCGCCCATCGTCAGACGCTGGGATATGAGCCGGATGCTTTGATCGGCACGGACGTCATGTCCCTTGTTCACCCCGACGACCGGGACCTCGTTGCGACCGCCATGACCGATGGCTTTTTAAGCCAGTCGCGACACCGCATGGTTGAATACCGCTGTAAACGTGCGGACGGTGGGTATGTCTGGGTGGAAACCGTTGGCGATGTTTTGAGAGATCTGGATGGAAACCCCAAAGATCTGCTGTTCAGCTCCAGGGACATTTCCGTGCGCAAACAGGCCGAGGCCGAAAAAGAAAGGCTTTCCGCCCAGCTTATGCAGGCACAGAAGATGGAGTCCGTGGGCCGGCTGGCCGGAGGCGTGGCCCATGACTTTAACAACATGCTCAACGTGATCCTGGGCCATGCCGAACTGGCCCTGGACCAGGTCGGCCCTGATGATCCCCTGCGAGAAGACTTGACGGAAATTTTTGACGCGGCCCGCCGCTCCGCGGAGATCACAAAACAACTGCTGGCCTTTGCCCGCAGGCAGATCATCGTGCCCAGAACCGTCTACCTGAATGATACGGTGGAAAAAATGCTGAAAATGCTGCGGCGGCTGATCGGCGAGGATATCGATCTGGCCTGGAAGCCGGGGTCGGGTTTATGGCCGGTATACGCGGATGCCGCTCAGATCGATCAGATTCTGGCCAACCTTTGCCTCAACGCACGGGATGCCATTGACGGGACGGGCAGAATCACCATTGAAACGCAAAACACGGCATTGGATGAGGCCTACTGTGCCGGCCATGCTGAATTTGTTTCCGGCGAGTATGTGGTTCTGTCCGTGAGTGACGACGGCCGGGGCATGGACAAAGTAACGATGGACAATCTGTTTGAGCCCTTTTTCACCACCAAAAACGTCAACGAGGGCACCGGCCTGGGCCTGGCAACGGTCTACGGCATCGTCCGGCAGAACAACGGCTTTATCAACGTGTACAGCGAGCCCGGCCATGGCGCCACCTTCAGAATCTACCTGCCCCGCCATGCGGGCACGCCGGACGAAACCGAAGCGCGGGACACAACGGTGCTGCCGGCCGGCAACGGCGAAACCGTTCTGGTGGTGGAGGATGAGGCCGCGGTATTAAAGCTTACCCAGAAGACACTTACCGGCCTGGGATATACCGTGCTGAAGGCCTTAAGCCCGCAAGCGGCCCTGAAACTGGTGGACAGCCATTCGAACCCCATCGACCTGCTGATCACCGATGTGGTCATGCCGGGCATGAACGGCCGGGCTCTGTCGGAGAAGCTGAAGGCGCGTTATCCCACTCTTCGGGTGCTTTTTATGTCCGGCTACACCGCCAATGTCATCGCCCATCGCGGCATTCTGGACGAGGGGGTCCATTTTATCCAGAAACCGTTCAACAGAGTAGACCTGGCACGGAAGGTGAGAGAAGCGCTTTTGGAATGATGAATGCGGAATGATGAATGATGAAAACCTCGAAAACTTAAACTTCACGCAAAGATGCAAAGGTCGCAATGAAAAGCATGAACTCTGCGTGTAAGGCAAAAAGAATACTCCTTTTAGCACTTTGCGCCTTTGCGAGATATAAAGAACAAACCGTCAAAACAATAAAAGCCGGGAGGATAAAATGATGACGCGTCGCAAACATTCATCATTCATCATTCATCATTCATCATTTTTCCTCGCCGTTGCCGCCCTTCTCATTTTTGCGGCCTTTTTCAACAAGCCCGTTGCCGCCGAAACCGTACGCCCGCCCCTCCTGTCCGCCGCCGAGATCAACTATCCGCCGTTTTCCATCGTGGATGACCAGGGCCGGGCAGGCGGCTTTTCCGTTGAGCTGATGCGAGCCGCCCTGGGTGCCATGGGCCGTGAGGTGGTGTTTCGTACCGGCCCGTGGCCTGAAGTAAGAAGATGGCTGGAAACCGGCGAGGTCGACGCCCTGCCCCTGGTGGGCCGGACCCCGGAACGGGAGCTTCTGTTTGATTTCACGGTGCCCTACATGTCCCTTCACGGCGCCATTGTGGTACGAAAAGAGACAACCGGCATTCAGGGACTGGCCGACCTTGGCGGCCGAACCGTGGCCGTGATGAAGGGGGACAATGCCGAGGAGTTTCTCCAGCGAAAAGACCGGGGCATCAACATTCACTCCACCACGACTTTTGAAGAGGCCCTGCGCGACCTTTCCCAGGGTCGTGCCGATGCCGTGGTGATTCAGCGGCTGGTGGCCCTGCGCCTGCTTCAGGAGACCGAACTGACCGGCCTTCGCATTATCAATCAGCCGGTCGAAGGGTTTCGCCAGGATTTCTGTTTTGCCGTGCGCGAGGGGGACAGGGAGACCCTGGCCCTGCTCAACGAGGGCCTGGCCCTGGTCATGGCCGACGGCACCTACCGGCATCTTCACGCCAAATGGTTTGCCGCCCTGGAGCTGCCGACCGGCCGCCGTATTGTGGTCGGCGGGGACCACCAGTACCCGCCCTTTGAATATCTGGATGAGAACGGCCGGCCGGCCGGATACAATGTGGATCTTTCCCGGGCCATTGCCCGGGAAATGGGGCTGGACATCGAAATCCGACTGGGTCCCTGGGCCAAAATCGTTCAGGACATGGAGGAGGGCAGGGTTGATGTCCTTCAAGGTATGTTTTACCTGCCTGAACGGGATTTGACATTCGACTTCACCCAGGCCCACACAGTGCACCATTACGTCAGCATTGTGCGCAAAGGCGAAGGCGATCCGCCGGCAACGCTCGACGATCTGGCGGGCAAACGCATCGTGGTGCAGCGCAAAGACGCGGCCCACGACTTTCTTGTGGCCAAGGGCCTTGCCGGCCAGCTTTCGCTTGTTGAGTCGCAGGAGGCGGTGTTGCGTGAGCTGGCTGAAGGAAAACACGACTGCGGCCTTGCGGTTCGAATCAGCTCCCTCTACCTGATCGAAAAACAGGGATGGAAGAATCTTGTTCTGGGGCGGCAGGAATTTCTTCCCCTGGACTACTGTTATGCCGCGCCCAACGGGCACAAGGCGATCCTGGCCCAATTCAGCGAAGGGCTGAAAATTCTGGATAAGAACGGCGAATACCGCCGCATTCAGGAAAAGTGGCTGGGCGTTTATCAAAAACAGGCCATTGACGCGCCTGCCGTTTTTAAATACGCGGCCGTTGTTCTTGTCCCCCTGCTGCTGATGCTGCTGGCCAGCCTGCTCTGGACATGGTTACTGCGCAGAACCGTGGCACGCCGCACCGCCGAACTGGCCGCTGTGTCGGAACGGCATCGGGCCATTCTGGGAGCGGCGCCGGACATCATCATGGAGGTCAATGCCGACAAAATTTACACCTGGGCCAATCCGGCAGGTGTAGCGTTTTTCGGAAACGATGTGATCGGCAGACCGGCTGCCGACTATTTTGTGGGAGAGCAAGAGACCTATCAAAAGGTGGACACCCTTTTCCACGGCGATGAAAATGTGATCTATGTTGAAAGCCTGCAAAGACGCAAAGACGGCCAGGCCCGCCTGCTGGCCTGGTGGTGCCGCGTGATCAAGGACACAAACGGTAATGTGATGGGCGCGTTGTCCACGGCCCGGGATATCACCGAGCAGAAAGAGATGGAAGAGTCCCTGCGCAAAAGCGAGCTTCACTACCGGTCGATTTTTGACAACTCCATGGACGCCCTGCTGTTCACCTCGCCGGACGGCGCCATTCTTGACGCCAATCCGTCGGCCTGCGCCATGTTCGGCCGGTCCGTTGAAGAACTTACCCGTCTGCGGAGAGAAGACCTGGTGGACACTACCGACCCGAACCTGGAAAAAGGGTTGGGCATACGCGCCCGCACCGGCAGAGCATACGGGGAGCTGGCCATGCGACGGGCCGACGGGTCCCTGTTTTCGGCGGATATCTCTTCCACGGTTTTCACCGATCCGGACGGCGTGAAAAAAACCGTTATCATTGTGCGCGACATCACGGAGCGCAAGCAGGCGGAAAACGCGCTGCTTGAAAAAATGGATGCGCTTCAGCGGTTCCACGACACTGTTGTGGACCGCGAAATGGTCATGGTTGAGCTGAAAAAAGAGATCAACGCCCTGCTGAAAAAAGCCGGTCTTGCTGAAAAATACAGGATTCGAAAAGCATGACCCCAAAATCGCACGGAACATCACATCAACCCTTGCCGCCGCGCCATACCGCCAGGAGAACTGATATGATCTACCATCCACCTGTCATGAACATAAAAACCCGGTACGCGGTTCCGCTGTTTTGCGTGCTGGTGTGCGCCGGCCTGGCCGGCAACGCCTTTCCGGTTTCCATTCTCAACGCCCATTTTATATTCGGCAGCCTCTTTGCCATGCTGGCCCTTCAGATTTTTGGCTGGATTCCGGGCATAGCGGCCGGGGCTGTTATCTCGGCCTACACCTGGCTGGCCTGGAACCACCCCTGGGCCATGGTCACCATGACTGCCGAGGTGGCGGTGGCGGGCTTGCTTTTTACCCGCCGCCGATGGTCCCTGGTAACCGCCGATACCGTTTACTGGCTCTGCATGGGCCTTCCCCTGGGGTTTGTCTGTTTTCATTTCATTTCCGGCGTTTCCTCCGGCGACGCCCTGTTTCTGCTCACCAAGCAGGCGATCAACGGCATTGCCAACGCTTTGATCGCCCGGTTGATGGTCACCGGCTGGATCGTCATCCGGCGCACAAACGGACGCATCGCCTTTCGCGAACTCTTATCCAACCTGATGCTTGTTTTCGTGCTGGGTCCGTTTCTGGTTTTTCTGGCCCTGGCCGGCCGGGCCGACATGGCGGAAACCGACCGCCAAATCCGCGACACCCTGGCCTGGGACAGCCGCCAGTTGACCGACGGTCTTGAGACCTGGCTCGACCAAAGGGAGCGAGTGGTAGCCACCCTGGCCTCTCTGTCCCAAACCCTGGACGCAGAAGAAATTCAGGCCCGTCTGGACCAGGCCTGGCAGTCGGACAGCGGTTTTCTGCGCATCGCCCTGATGAACCGGTATTCCACTGTAACGGCCGCGGCTCCGGAAACAGAAGACGGCCGAAGCATTCTCGGCATGAACTATGCCGACCGCCCCTATATTGCGGAGGCCAGAAAAACCCTGAAACCGATCTTCTCGGATGTTCTGCTGTCAAAGTTCAGGCCCGAAGACCCCATTGTCATTGTGGTGGCACCGGTAGCAGCCGGCGGGGAGTACAACGGCCTGGTAGCCGGCCTGATAAAATTTGACCGCATTCGAACCCTGCTGGAGCTTCATGCCACCGGACCCAATGTCCGCTATACCCTGGTGGATAAAAAGGGGCGCGTGATTCTCAGCAACCGGCCGGACCTGCCTCCCCTTGCGTCATTTTCCCGGCCCGGGGGCCGGCTTTCCGCCCTTGACAACGATCTGCTTCAATGGATACCGGACCTGCCGCCCAACACCTCCACCATCGACCTGTGGGGAAAATCATTTTACGTGGCCCGGTCCGCCCTGAGCCGCACCGCGGAGTGGTTCCTGATCCTGGAACAGCCGGTTGCGCCGTTTCAGAAAACGCTTTACCGCCGTTATGTGGCCGCTTTTTTTCTGGCGTTTGCCATTCTGCTGGGGGCACTGGTCCTGGCCGAACTGATAAGCCGCCGCGTGGTCCGGCCCATTGACCGGATCGTGGAGGCCACCCGGACCGTGCCTGCCAGGGTCGAGGCCGGGGAGCCGGTTCAATGGCTTGAGAGCCCGGTGGTGGAGGCCGATTTTCTGATCACCAACCTCAAGGTCATGTCCGATTCCCTGAAATACAAATTCATCGAAAACCGGCAGATCAATGAATCGCTGGAACAGCGGGTGGCGGAGCGGGCCGAAAAACTGCGTGAAAGCGAAGCCCTTCTTGAAAGCATGATTAAAAACATGCCGGTAATGGTCTTTTTAAAAGAGGCCGACTCCCTCTGCTATGTAAAACTCAACCGGGCCGGGGAAAAACTGCTGGGATATTCGGAACAGGAGATGGTCGGAAAAAACGATTATGACTTTTTCCCCAAAGCCGAGGCTGATCGTTCAGCCCAGACGGACCGCCAGGCCCTGGCTGAAGGCCGGCTTGTTGAAATCACCGAAGAGACCATCCACACCCGGTACCTGGGGGAGCGAATTTTATACACCCGAAAAATTCCCATTTTTGACCGGCAAAAAACCCCCCGTTACCTGCTGGGCATATCCGAGGATATCTCGGAACGCAAACAAGGCCGGGACGACCTGGAAGCGGCCAACCGGAAACTGCGGCAGAGCCAGGCCGCCACCCTGAATATTTTAGAAGACCTTAAGGTGGAAAACGAGGCCAGAAGGAAAAACGCGGCTGAACGGGACCGGCTCCAGGAGCAACTGATCCATTCCCAGAAGATGGAGTCCGTGGGCCGGCTGGCCGGGGGCGTGGCCCATGATTTTAACAACATGCTCAACGTGATTCTCGGGTACACCGAACTGGCCCTGCAGGACATGTCCCCGACCGACCCCCTTTACGAGGATTTAAAGGAAATCCTTGACGCGGCCCGGCGCTCTTCCGATATCACGGGCCAGCTTCTGGCCTTTGCCCGGCGCCAGACCATCGCGCCCCGGACCATCGACCTGAACGACACCGTGGAGGGCATGCTCAAGATGCTGCGCCGCCTCATCGGCGAAGACATTGATCTTGTCTGGGAGCCGGGCACGGGTCTGTGGCCGATAAACATGGATCCGGCCCAGGTGGACCAGGTGCTGGCCAACCTTCTGGTCAATGCCAGGGATGCCATCAGCGGAGTGGGCAAGGTCACCATTGAGACGGACAACGCTGTGCTGGACGAAACCTACTGCGCCGACCGGCCCGGCTTTGTTCCCGGCGAATTTGTCCTGCTGGCTGTCAGTGACGGCGGCTGCGGCATGGACAAGACAACAATGAACAACCTGTTTGAGCCGTTTTTTACCACCAAGGGTGTGGGAGAAGGAACAGGCCTGGGCCTGGCCACGGTCTACGGCATTGTGCGGCAGAACAACGGGTTTATCAATGTGTACAGCGAGCCCGGCCAGGGCACCACCTTCAAAATCTACCTGCCCCGCCACATGGGAGATGCCGTCTCCGAACCGCTTTTCACCGCCACAGAAACGCTTCATGGCACCGGTGAATCCTTACTGGTGGTGGAAGACGAGCCGTCCGTTTTAAAACTCGCCAACAAGATGCTGGCCGGTCTGGGTTACACCGTCATGACGGCCCAGGGCCCGGCCGCGGCCCTGGAACTGTCAAAACGGCACACCGGCGGAATCGACCTTCTAATCACCGATGTGGTGATGCCGGAAATGAGCGGCCGGGATCTGGCGGAAAAACTGGAATCCATACACCCCGGCCTTCGGGTGCTCTACATGTCCGGGTATACAGCCAATGTTATCGCCCATCGCGGCATTCTGGACAAGGGGGTGCAGTTCATCCAGAAACCGTTTAATAAAAACGACCTGGCACGGAAGGTGAGAGAAGCCTTGGGGAATGATGAATGCGGAATGATGAAAACTGAAAGAAAAATCAAAGGGAAAAATAAAGATAAACATACTGGACAGGACAAAGTTGTTTG includes these proteins:
- a CDS encoding transporter substrate-binding domain-containing protein, whose translation is MMTRRKHSSFIIHHSSFFLAVAALLIFAAFFNKPVAAETVRPPLLSAAEINYPPFSIVDDQGRAGGFSVELMRAALGAMGREVVFRTGPWPEVRRWLETGEVDALPLVGRTPERELLFDFTVPYMSLHGAIVVRKETTGIQGLADLGGRTVAVMKGDNAEEFLQRKDRGINIHSTTTFEEALRDLSQGRADAVVIQRLVALRLLQETELTGLRIINQPVEGFRQDFCFAVREGDRETLALLNEGLALVMADGTYRHLHAKWFAALELPTGRRIVVGGDHQYPPFEYLDENGRPAGYNVDLSRAIAREMGLDIEIRLGPWAKIVQDMEEGRVDVLQGMFYLPERDLTFDFTQAHTVHHYVSIVRKGEGDPPATLDDLAGKRIVVQRKDAAHDFLVAKGLAGQLSLVESQEAVLRELAEGKHDCGLAVRISSLYLIEKQGWKNLVLGRQEFLPLDYCYAAPNGHKAILAQFSEGLKILDKNGEYRRIQEKWLGVYQKQAIDAPAVFKYAAVVLVPLLLMLLASLLWTWLLRRTVARRTAELAAVSERHRAILGAAPDIIMEVNADKIYTWANPAGVAFFGNDVIGRPAADYFVGEQETYQKVDTLFHGDENVIYVESLQRRKDGQARLLAWWCRVIKDTNGNVMGALSTARDITEQKEMEESLRKSELHYRSIFDNSMDALLFTSPDGAILDANPSACAMFGRSVEELTRLRREDLVDTTDPNLEKGLGIRARTGRAYGELAMRRADGSLFSADISSTVFTDPDGVKKTVIIVRDITERKQAENALLEKMDALQRFHDTVVDREMVMVELKKEINALLKKAGLAEKYRIRKA
- a CDS encoding response regulator; its protein translation is MIYHPPVMNIKTRYAVPLFCVLVCAGLAGNAFPVSILNAHFIFGSLFAMLALQIFGWIPGIAAGAVISAYTWLAWNHPWAMVTMTAEVAVAGLLFTRRRWSLVTADTVYWLCMGLPLGFVCFHFISGVSSGDALFLLTKQAINGIANALIARLMVTGWIVIRRTNGRIAFRELLSNLMLVFVLGPFLVFLALAGRADMAETDRQIRDTLAWDSRQLTDGLETWLDQRERVVATLASLSQTLDAEEIQARLDQAWQSDSGFLRIALMNRYSTVTAAAPETEDGRSILGMNYADRPYIAEARKTLKPIFSDVLLSKFRPEDPIVIVVAPVAAGGEYNGLVAGLIKFDRIRTLLELHATGPNVRYTLVDKKGRVILSNRPDLPPLASFSRPGGRLSALDNDLLQWIPDLPPNTSTIDLWGKSFYVARSALSRTAEWFLILEQPVAPFQKTLYRRYVAAFFLAFAILLGALVLAELISRRVVRPIDRIVEATRTVPARVEAGEPVQWLESPVVEADFLITNLKVMSDSLKYKFIENRQINESLEQRVAERAEKLRESEALLESMIKNMPVMVFLKEADSLCYVKLNRAGEKLLGYSEQEMVGKNDYDFFPKAEADRSAQTDRQALAEGRLVEITEETIHTRYLGERILYTRKIPIFDRQKTPRYLLGISEDISERKQGRDDLEAANRKLRQSQAATLNILEDLKVENEARRKNAAERDRLQEQLIHSQKMESVGRLAGGVAHDFNNMLNVILGYTELALQDMSPTDPLYEDLKEILDAARRSSDITGQLLAFARRQTIAPRTIDLNDTVEGMLKMLRRLIGEDIDLVWEPGTGLWPINMDPAQVDQVLANLLVNARDAISGVGKVTIETDNAVLDETYCADRPGFVPGEFVLLAVSDGGCGMDKTTMNNLFEPFFTTKGVGEGTGLGLATVYGIVRQNNGFINVYSEPGQGTTFKIYLPRHMGDAVSEPLFTATETLHGTGESLLVVEDEPSVLKLANKMLAGLGYTVMTAQGPAAALELSKRHTGGIDLLITDVVMPEMSGRDLAEKLESIHPGLRVLYMSGYTANVIAHRGILDKGVQFIQKPFNKNDLARKVREALGNDECGMMKTERKIKGKNKDKHTGQDKVVCVADGPALQTPATERRSPEDRQTNPGEKKMALRKHSSFIIPLSSFNNREPQWFTST
- a CDS encoding PAS domain S-box protein, with amino-acid sequence MRKPPNPAAFRWMAVCLAPALLAIIAGGGWFYDFQHKQQLSRVEANLTAIARLKADQITRWRAERTGDAAMLMDRRSLVRDIADYFTAPAEAIVGEIKRRFTDLQASYHYANILLVDPDGRVQVSLNGHDVIDHNGFVGALATALFDRRPVFTELHTEKDGSSPHISVVAPLYANDQPLGAIILISNARAFLFPLIQSWPVPSRSAETLLVRRDGDHVLFLNDLRHQPNSGLKLRIPLSRADLPAVMAVTGYTGVTRAKDYRNADVVAVTLPVPGSPWFIVSKMDEAEAFAEWHFRSALILALILVGSGIITVLGAAFWLRERKKQYQLLFQSETDRRMEAERYRTTLRSIGDAVIVTDAAGRVTLLNPVAESLTGWKEPEAKGQRVEDVFRIANEETGAIVESPVARVLREGRVVGLANHTILIARDGARRPIADSGAPVRDDAGDIISVVLVFRDQTEEQAAQKALRDSEQKYRRLYESMTDAFVAVDLAGRVQEYNPAFQSMVGYTDRELHELTYQDLTPEKWHSLETAVVEDQILKRGYSDVYEKEYRRVDGTVFPVELRTFLIRDEAASPIGMWAIVRDITGRKQAEAALLEKTGLLQSITDNIFDMVSIADVQGQLRFINAAHRQTLGYEPDALIGTDVMSLVHPDDRDLVATAMTDGFLSQSRHRMVEYRCKRADGGYVWVETVGDVLRDLDGNPKDLLFSSRDISVRKQAEAEKERLSAQLMQAQKMESVGRLAGGVAHDFNNMLNVILGHAELALDQVGPDDPLREDLTEIFDAARRSAEITKQLLAFARRQIIVPRTVYLNDTVEKMLKMLRRLIGEDIDLAWKPGSGLWPVYADAAQIDQILANLCLNARDAIDGTGRITIETQNTALDEAYCAGHAEFVSGEYVVLSVSDDGRGMDKVTMDNLFEPFFTTKNVNEGTGLGLATVYGIVRQNNGFINVYSEPGHGATFRIYLPRHAGTPDETEARDTTVLPAGNGETVLVVEDEAAVLKLTQKTLTGLGYTVLKALSPQAALKLVDSHSNPIDLLITDVVMPGMNGRALSEKLKARYPTLRVLFMSGYTANVIAHRGILDEGVHFIQKPFNRVDLARKVREALLE